From a single Lolium rigidum isolate FL_2022 chromosome 7, APGP_CSIRO_Lrig_0.1, whole genome shotgun sequence genomic region:
- the LOC124677094 gene encoding putative HVA22-like protein g, which yields MSVELLTKFLTILFGYAMPAMECFKAIEQRTGRTDQLRFWCQYWIILVMLVIFDEIAGALVSKIPMFYELRLAFLVYLWYPQTRGTDIVYETFVRPLVMQYEPNIEERLRYLRANAGDLIVFYLKNFTDRGYEIFIRILDYVRSQATSGSKTRRFFSFRGDRAERPSFLEDDYVPGGDRRGAARQRRPRGGQSSS from the exons ATGTCTGTCGAGCTGCTGACGAAATTTCTCAC GATTCTGTTCGGGTACGCCATGCCGGCGATGGAGTGCTTCAAGGCGATCGAACAGCGGACCGGCCGGACCGATCAGCTCCGGTTCTGGTGCCAGTATTG GATCATACTGGTCATGCTGGTCATATTCGACGAAATCGCAGGAGCTCTGGTATCAAA GATACCGATGTTCTACGAACTCAGGCTCGCCTTCCTCGTCTACCTGTGGTACCCCCAGACAAGG GGAACTGACATCGTGTACGAGACCTTCGTGCGGCCGCTGGTGATGCAGTACGAGCCCAACATCGAGGAGAGGCTGCGGTACCTGCGGGCCAACGCCGGCGACCTCATCGTTTTCTACCTCAAGAACTTCACAGACAGGGGATACGAGATCTTCATTCGAATACTCGACTACGTCCGCTCGCAGGCGACCAGTGGATCAAAGACAAGG AGGTTCTTCTCGTTCCGAGGGGACCGAGCGGAGAGGCCGAGCTTCCTCGAAGATGACTACGTCCCCGGCGGCGATCGGAGGGGAGCTGCCAGGCAGCGGCGACCACGCGGTGGTCAGAGTTCGTCGTAG